From the Periophthalmus magnuspinnatus isolate fPerMag1 chromosome 1, fPerMag1.2.pri, whole genome shotgun sequence genome, one window contains:
- the mab21l2 gene encoding protein mab-21-like 2 codes for MIATQAKLVYQLNKYYNERCQTRKGAIAKTIREVCKVVSDVLKEVEVQEPRFISSLSEIDARYEGMEVISPNEFEVVLYLNQMGVFNFVDDGSLPGCAVLKLSDGRKRSMSLWVEFITASGYLSARKIRSRFQTLVAQAVDKCSYRDVVKMVADTSEVKLRIRERYVVQITPAFKCTGIWPRSAAQWPLPHIPWPGPNRVAEVKAEGFNLLSKECYSLTGKQSSAESDAWVLQFSEAENRLLMGGCRKKCLSVLKTLRDRHLELPGQPLNNYHMKTLLLYECEKHPRETDWDESCLGDRLNGILLQLISCLQCRRCPHYFLPNLDLFQGKPHSALEAAAKQTWRLAREILTNAKSLDKL; via the coding sequence ATGATCGCCACGCAGGCTAAGCTGGTCTACCAGCTCAACAAATACTACAACGAGAGATGCCAAACGCGCAAAGGAGCTATAGCCAAAACCATTCGAGAGGTGTGCAAAGTGGTCTCGGACGTCCtgaaggaggtggaggtgcaggAGCCGCGCTTCATCAGCTCCTTGAGCGAGATAGATGCGCGTTACGAGGGCATGGAGGTCATCTCTCCAAACGAGTTCGAGGTGGTGCTGTACCTTAACCAGATGGGCGTCTTTAACTTTGTAGATGACGGCTCGCTCCCAGGTTGCGCGGTGCTGAAGCTGAGCGATGGCCGAAAGAGGAGCATGTCTCTCTGGGTGGAGTTCATCACGGCCTCCGGCTACCTCTCCGCGCGTAAGATCCGCTCTCGTTTCCAGACATTAGTGGCGCAGGCCGTGGATAAATGCAGCTACAGGGATGTGGTGAAGATGGTGGCTGACACGAGTGAGGTCAAGCTGAGGATCCGGGAGCGCTACGTGGTACAAATCACTCCCGCCTTCAAATGCACGGGAATCTGGCCCCGGAGTGCAGCCCAATGGCCGCTGCCGCACATCCCGTGGCCCGGACCAAACCGTGTGGCCGAGGTCAAGGCAGAGGGCTTTAATCTGCTGTCCAAAGAGTGCTACTCTCTGACGGGGAAGCAGAGCTCCGCAGAGAGCGACGCCTGGGTGTTGCAGTTCAGCGAGGCCGAGAACAGGCTGCTGATGGGCGGCTGCAGAAAGAAATGTCTCTCGGTGCTGAAGACGCTGCGGGACCGCCACCTGGAGCTGCCCGGACAGCCGCTCAACAACTACCACATGAAGACGCTGCTGTTGTACGAGTGTGAGAAGCACCCCCGCGAGACGGACTGGGACGAGTCCTGTCTGGGAGACCGGCTCAACGGCATCCTGCTGCAGCTCATCTCGTGCCTGCAGTGCCGCAGATGCCCGCACTACTTTCTGCCAAACTTGGACTTGTTTCAGGGGAAACCACACTCGGCCCTGGAGGCGGCCGCCAAGCAGACGTGGAGACTAGCACGAGAGATCCTGACCAACGCCAAGAGCCTGGACAaattatag